A genomic stretch from Edaphobacter aggregans includes:
- a CDS encoding single-stranded DNA-binding protein, protein MPKGVNKVTLLGHVGKDPEIRATQGGTTAANFSLATSERHREGEEWVDHTEWHNLIAFQRTAELVRDYVKKGSQILIEGKLQTQSWDDKESGQKRYKTVILISDLVLLGGGQERENGNGGSQTISNSANAGKGSGSSNSRKQGYSQRHEDYGDLGITDADVPF, encoded by the coding sequence ATGCCCAAAGGAGTAAACAAAGTAACGTTGCTCGGCCACGTAGGCAAGGACCCCGAGATCCGCGCCACACAAGGCGGCACCACCGCCGCAAACTTTTCCCTCGCAACCTCCGAACGCCACAGGGAAGGCGAAGAGTGGGTGGATCATACCGAATGGCACAACCTCATAGCCTTCCAACGGACAGCTGAACTCGTCCGCGACTACGTCAAGAAGGGATCGCAGATCCTCATTGAGGGCAAGCTGCAAACGCAGTCCTGGGACGATAAAGAGTCTGGTCAAAAGAGGTACAAGACCGTGATTCTGATTAGCGATCTGGTACTGCTTGGCGGCGGCCAGGAACGAGAGAACGGCAACGGTGGGTCCCAAACAATTTCGAATAGCGCCAACGCAGGGAAGGGTAGCGGTTCTTCTAACAGCCGAAAGCAAGGCTACAGTCAGCGCCACGAAGATTACGGCGATCTCGGCATCACTGATGCAGACGTGCCCTTTTAA
- a CDS encoding Rad52/Rad22 family DNA repair protein, with the protein MQNEFSAEQQKQLLEKLIIPFHPDAISWRVTNKSKDGKRGCVIPYGDQRAYTDRLNEVFTPAGWTRAYDVTPLSPVTRTRKNVAIQTGKVIVTCVVTIHGLGSHSGSGEMWADDDNAMTRAEAQAFKRACCCFGLGRYFYEFAEMWVDLDDYGNPLRIPTLPKWALPAGVVPTKAEPVPVVSAARSQPSTAKTTENAKLAASGLDAGLTQRIESFRQVVGDALYFEVFRRGGPARNARELPSVGAQNWVVKQLETLDRGIQRVRVLAEDVHENVFYGVLDAHRVQSIDKIPSFEVLKAVVTDLQNATQGVAA; encoded by the coding sequence ATGCAGAATGAATTCTCGGCCGAGCAACAGAAGCAGTTGCTCGAAAAACTCATCATTCCATTTCATCCCGACGCAATCAGCTGGCGTGTTACTAACAAGAGCAAAGACGGCAAGCGAGGCTGTGTCATTCCATACGGCGACCAGCGCGCCTACACTGACCGGCTCAACGAAGTCTTCACTCCCGCCGGGTGGACGCGTGCATATGACGTGACGCCGCTCTCGCCAGTCACCCGCACCAGGAAAAATGTAGCCATTCAGACCGGCAAGGTGATCGTGACCTGCGTCGTAACGATTCACGGTCTTGGTTCACACAGCGGAAGCGGTGAGATGTGGGCCGATGACGATAATGCCATGACCCGTGCGGAAGCCCAGGCCTTCAAACGTGCCTGCTGCTGCTTTGGGCTCGGTCGGTACTTCTACGAATTCGCCGAGATGTGGGTTGATCTGGATGATTATGGCAATCCGCTTCGTATTCCTACTCTTCCCAAGTGGGCGCTTCCAGCCGGTGTGGTTCCGACAAAGGCCGAGCCGGTGCCTGTCGTCTCCGCGGCGCGGTCGCAGCCGAGCACAGCGAAGACAACGGAGAACGCCAAACTAGCCGCCTCTGGGTTGGATGCGGGGCTGACGCAACGAATCGAGAGCTTTCGTCAAGTTGTTGGCGACGCTCTCTACTTCGAGGTATTTCGTCGTGGTGGACCTGCTCGGAATGCGCGTGAACTGCCCAGCGTGGGTGCCCAAAACTGGGTGGTGAAACAGTTGGAGACCCTCGATCGGGGCATCCAGCGGGTGCGCGTTCTTGCTGAAGACGTGCACGAGAACGTGTTCTATGGAGTACTCGATGCGCATAGGGTCCAGTCGATCGACAAGATCCCATCCTTCGAAGTCTTGAAGGCAGTTGTGACTGACCTGCAGAACGCGACACAAGGAGTCGCAGCCTGA